Proteins from a single region of Felis catus isolate Fca126 chromosome B4, F.catus_Fca126_mat1.0, whole genome shotgun sequence:
- the KDELR3 gene encoding ER lumen protein-retaining receptor 3 isoform X2, which translates to MNVFRILGDLSHLLAMILLLGKIWRSKCCSGISGKSQILFALVFTTRYLDLFTNFISVYNTVMKVVFLLCAYVTVYMIYGKFRKTFDSENDTFRLEFLLVPVIGLSFLENYSFTPLEILWTFSIYLESVAILPQLFMISKTGEAETITTHYLFFLGLYRALYLANWIRRYQTENFYDQIAVVSGVVQTIFYCDFFYLYVTKVLKGKKLSLPMPI; encoded by the exons ATGAACGTGTTCCGGATCCTCGGCGACCTGAGCCATCTCCTGGCCATGATCTTGCTCCTGGGGAAGATCTGGAGGTCCAAGTGCTGCTCCG GCATCTCTGGGAAGAGCCAGATCCTTTTTGCTCTCGTCTTCACCACCAGGTACCTGGACCTGTTCACCAACTTCATCTCCGTCTACAACACAGTGATGAAG GTGGTTTTTCTCCTCTGTGCCTACGTCACAGTGTACATGATCTATGGGAAATTTCGGAAAACATTTGACAGTGAGAATGACACGTTCCGCCTGGAATTTCTTCTGGTCCCTGTCATTGGTCTCTCCTTCCTTGAGAACTACAGTTTCACTCCCTTGGAG ATCCTCTGGACTTTCTCGATCTACCTGGAATCCGTGGCCATCCTGCCCCAGCTTTTCATGATCAGTAAAACCGGAGAGGCCGAGACCATCACTACTCACTACCTGTTCTTTCTCGGGCTGTACCGGGCACTCTACCTGGCTAACTGGATCAGGCGGTACCAGACTGAGAACTTCTACGACCAAATTGCAGTGGTGTCTGGAGTAGTACAAACCATCTTCTACTGTGACTTCTTCTACTTGTATGTGACCAAAG TCCTTAAAGGAAAGAAGTTAAGTCTTCCAATGCCAATTTGA
- the KDELR3 gene encoding ER lumen protein-retaining receptor 3 isoform X1: MNVFRILGDLSHLLAMILLLGKIWRSKCCSGEGRPGGGISGKSQILFALVFTTRYLDLFTNFISVYNTVMKVVFLLCAYVTVYMIYGKFRKTFDSENDTFRLEFLLVPVIGLSFLENYSFTPLEILWTFSIYLESVAILPQLFMISKTGEAETITTHYLFFLGLYRALYLANWIRRYQTENFYDQIAVVSGVVQTIFYCDFFYLYVTKVLKGKKLSLPMPI, translated from the exons ATGAACGTGTTCCGGATCCTCGGCGACCTGAGCCATCTCCTGGCCATGATCTTGCTCCTGGGGAAGATCTGGAGGTCCAAGTGCTGCTCCGGTGAGGGTCGTCCGGGCGGAG GCATCTCTGGGAAGAGCCAGATCCTTTTTGCTCTCGTCTTCACCACCAGGTACCTGGACCTGTTCACCAACTTCATCTCCGTCTACAACACAGTGATGAAG GTGGTTTTTCTCCTCTGTGCCTACGTCACAGTGTACATGATCTATGGGAAATTTCGGAAAACATTTGACAGTGAGAATGACACGTTCCGCCTGGAATTTCTTCTGGTCCCTGTCATTGGTCTCTCCTTCCTTGAGAACTACAGTTTCACTCCCTTGGAG ATCCTCTGGACTTTCTCGATCTACCTGGAATCCGTGGCCATCCTGCCCCAGCTTTTCATGATCAGTAAAACCGGAGAGGCCGAGACCATCACTACTCACTACCTGTTCTTTCTCGGGCTGTACCGGGCACTCTACCTGGCTAACTGGATCAGGCGGTACCAGACTGAGAACTTCTACGACCAAATTGCAGTGGTGTCTGGAGTAGTACAAACCATCTTCTACTGTGACTTCTTCTACTTGTATGTGACCAAAG TCCTTAAAGGAAAGAAGTTAAGTCTTCCAATGCCAATTTGA